One Pseudomonas syringae CC1557 genomic window, CGCACCGTGGACACGAATGGGCAGACTGGTGCCGGGCGGCATGTACAGCATGTCACCGTGGCCCAGCAGCTGCTCGGCGCCGCCCTGGTCGATGATGGTTCGGGAGTCGATCTTGCTCGATACCTGAAACGCCATTCGCGTCGGGATGTTGGCCTTGATCAGACCGGTAATTACATCCACCGACGGACGCTGAGTCGCGAGGATCAGGTGAATACCGGCGGCACGGGCCTTCTGCGCAATACGGGCGATGAGTTCTTCGACCTTTTTGCCGACGATCATCATCATGTCGGCAAACTCGTCCACTACTACCACGATGGTCGGCAACTTGGTCAGTAATGGCGCTTCATCGTGAATGCTTTCGCGCTTGTACAGCGGATCGGCCAGTGGCTCGCCAGCGTCCTGGGCATCCTTGACTTTCTGGTTGAAGCCGGAAAGGTTACGCACGCCCATCTTCGCCATCAGCTTGTAGCGGCGCTCCATCTCGGCAACGCTCCAGCGCAAGGCGTTGGCGGCGTCTTTCATGTCGGTCACGACCGGACAGAGCAAATGCGGAATGCCTTCGTAGATTGAGAGCTCAAGCATTTTCGGGTCAATCATGATCAGTTTGGCGTCTTCCGGGCCAGACTTGAACAGGATCGACAGGATCATGGCGTTGACACCCACCGATTTACCGGAACCGGTCGTACCGGCCACCAGCAAGTGCGGCATTTTCGCCAGATCGGTGATAACCGGTTTGCCGCCGATATCGTGGCCCAGAGCCAGCGTCACAGGTGACTTGGCGTTATCGTATTCAGGCGTCGACAGCACTTCAGAGAAGCGCACGATCTGCCGGTCTTCGTTGGGAATCTCGATGCCGACGGTGGTCTTGCCGGGGATGACTTCCACGACCCGGACGCTGGTCACGGCCAACGAGCGCGCAAGGTCCTTGGCCAGGTTGGAAATGCGACTGACCTTGACGCCTGCAGCAGGCTGAATCTCGTAACGGGTGATGACCGGACCGGGGTGAATGGAGTCCACCGAGACTTCAACACCAAACTCCTTGAGCTTGATTTCCAACAGATGACCCACTGCGGCCAGCGATTCCGGCGAGTAATTAAGCTGTTTCTTTTCCGCCGGATCGAGGATCGAGATCGGCGGCAGCGTGCCTTCGACCGCGCTGTCGACGAACAATGGCGCCTGCTTTTCCTTTTGCACGCGTTTGCTAGGCTCGGCAGGCTTTGCAGGTGCTGGCGCGATGACCGCAGGCACGTGCTTTTCACGCTCGGTCATGTGTTTGCTCAGCGACACTTCGCGCTCGATCAGACGCTCGCGGGCCTTGGCCTGCTCGCGACGATCCGGGGCGACAGGCGCCACCACGTCGTTGACCTGCATATCGACCTCGCGCAATTGCGCAACCATCTGCTTGCGCTCGGCGCGGGCAGTCCACCACCGGTTGGCAGCGCCTTGAAACAGCTCGAACAGGTCCAGCGTGATCTTGCCGGTGATGTCCATCACCTTGAACCATGACAGGTCGGTAAACACCGTCAGGCCGAACAGAAACAGGGCGATGAACAGCAAGGTGCTGCCCTGAATATTCAGGGCCTTCTTGGCCAGATCGCCCAGTACTTCGCCCAGCACACCGCCCGCAGACCCGGGAAAGCCTGCCGAAAAATGGAAATGGATATGCGCCAGTGCCGCACCGGCCAGTATCAGGAACACCAGCCCGATCAGGCGCCAGGAGAACAGCCAGCCACTCCATTGCCACGGCTCGTGGCGGTGACGAAACACCTGCCAGGCCTTGATCGCCAGCAGCAACGGAAATATGTAGGCGAAATAGCCGAGCACCATGAACAGAATGTCGGCACAGAACGCGCCAGCACGCCCGGCAGCATTTTGAACCTGCGCGGCATTGCTGCTGGTATGGCTCCAGCCGGGATCGCTCTGATCGTAGGTCAACAAAGCCATCATCAGATACAGGCACAGGGCGCCAAAGGCGATCAGGGCCCCTTCCTTGAGCCTGTAGTGCAGTTGCTGTCGCCAAAGCGGAACAGCGCTGGGTGCTGGGGTGGATTTCTTCAAAACGCTTTATTTCCTGCGCTGTAGCGCGAACATCTCGTTGATTGACCAGAAACGGCTGTCGGACTGCACTGCCTGCTCCCGACTGAAAAAAGCAGACAGAACCGGTAAGACATGCGTGACAGACGCTTGAATGATAACGCCCGACGCGAGCATTGTACGGCTTTACACGCGCGGAGGTCTGTACGAAAACTCGTCAGATCGATCTGCAACCACTGAAATATCAGGCTAGCCTTGGTGTTCATCGATAACGCTCAATTTGAGCATGCATTCCGTTTTGTGACAAAGGCTTATGGTGTGATTTTATCAACTGCCCACAACTTCAAATGCGTAGACCGGGCTCTGGCGGGCGCACCCTACCGCAAGCTTCCGGTGCGCGCCATAATGGCAACCTTCTGTGACCACGCTTGTCGCACAGAGTTGCACTCGCAGGCACTGAGCGCCCTCCCCTTCCGAAAAGTCGTGATGCCATGCTGACCTGGTTACAACGCAACAGTCTTGATTTCCCGCCGCTGGAAAAGGCCCTTCGTGAACCCAACGGGCTGCTTGCGGCAGGCGGCGATCTGTCTGCCGATCGTCTGATCCAGGCGTATCGTCATGGCTGCTTCCCTTGGTTTCAGGATGGCCAGCCCATTCTCTGGTGGTCACCCGACCCACGGACTGTACTGTTTCCCGACGAGCTGCATGTCTCACGCAGCCTTGCCAAACTTCTGCGCCAGGCTCGCTACACAGTGACCTTCGATCAGGATTTTGCTCGCGTGATAGAGGCCTGCGCTGCGCCGCGCAGCTACGCTGACGGCACCTGGATCACCGACTCGATGCAGAACGCCTATCTGGAACTGCACCAACGCGGTCATGCGCACAGTGTTGAAGTCTGGGATCAGGGCGAACTGGTCGGGGGGTTGTACGGCTTGGCAATGGGTCAGTTGTTCTTCGGTGAATCCATGTTCAGCCGCGCCGACAACGCTTCCAAATTCGGTTTTGCCACGCTGGTCGAACGCCTTACAGCCTGGGGCTTTGTGCTGATCGACTGCCAGATGCCCACTCAGCACCTGCACAGCTTCGGTGCCCGCTCGATTCCGCGCCAGACGTTTGCCGATTATCTCGCGCAATATCTGGACCAGCCGACTGATGCCGACTGGTTACCTAGGCGAGTTTGAAAGGCTGGCATACACTCATGGCTATGGACTCACCAACAAAGGGGGGCGACGATGACAGAGCTGGCCAGGCTTAAGTTTTATGCCACCCAACCCCACACGTGCAGTTACCTGCCCGAAGAGCAGGCGACTACGCTGTTCCTGGACCCCAGCCAGCCAATGGATGTTCAGGTCTACGCCGACCTGTCCGACATGGGCTTTCGTCGCAGCGGCGACCATCTTTATCGCCCTCACTGCCAGAATTGCAGTGCCTGCGTGCCTGCGCGCATTCCGGTCAACCTGTTTGCGCCTGACAGACAGCAAAAACGCATCCTGAAACGCAACGCAGATCTTCAGGTCAGCAGTGCAAAGCCGGTATTCACCCACGAATACTTCGACCTTTATCAGCGCTATATCGAGCAACGCCACGCCGACGGCGATATGTTTCCGCCCAGTCGGGAGCAGTTTTCGACATTTCTGGTACGCGACCTGCCCTTCTCACGCTTTTATGAGTTTCGCCTTGCTCAGCGCCTGGTGGCGGTGGCGGTCACCGACCTGTTACCGAACGGGCTTTCTGCGGTCTACACCTTTTACGAACCCGAGGAAGAACGCCGCAGTCTGGGCCGCTACGCCATTCTCTGGCAAATCGCCGAAGCTGCGCGGCTTCAGCTGCAAGCGGTCTATCTGGGTTACTGGATAAAGAACTGCAAAAAGATGAATTACAAGACTCAATATCGACCCATCGAACTGCTCACCAATCAAAGATGGGTCACTCTGTACTGAACCCTTGGCTTAAACATGTTTTTTCGGGCACAATGCACGCCGCTTTTGCCTGGCGCCACTTGCACCGGGCCACTCATTTGTATACCGAGGGCTTTACTGCATGTCGAAAGAAGACAGCTTCGAAATGGAAGGCACTGTCGTCGACACCCTGCCCAACACCATGTTTCGTGTGGAGTTGGAAAACGGGCACGTCGTAACCGCGCATATCTCCGGCAAGATGCGCAAGAATTACATCCGTATTCTGACCGGCGACAAAGTGCGTGTAGAACTGACGCCCTATGACCTGAGCAAAGGGCGCATCACCTACCGCGCCCGTTAATCAGTCATTGACAAAAACGCCCGGCATAAGCCGGGCGTTTTTGTTCGTCTGCCTGATGAGTTTTCCTCGATGACCTTGCTCCGCATCAATCAACGATGCGGGCAAGGTTTCGAACGTCAGGCCATCTC contains:
- the ftsK gene encoding DNA translocase FtsK, which codes for MKKSTPAPSAVPLWRQQLHYRLKEGALIAFGALCLYLMMALLTYDQSDPGWSHTSSNAAQVQNAAGRAGAFCADILFMVLGYFAYIFPLLLAIKAWQVFRHRHEPWQWSGWLFSWRLIGLVFLILAGAALAHIHFHFSAGFPGSAGGVLGEVLGDLAKKALNIQGSTLLFIALFLFGLTVFTDLSWFKVMDITGKITLDLFELFQGAANRWWTARAERKQMVAQLREVDMQVNDVVAPVAPDRREQAKARERLIEREVSLSKHMTEREKHVPAVIAPAPAKPAEPSKRVQKEKQAPLFVDSAVEGTLPPISILDPAEKKQLNYSPESLAAVGHLLEIKLKEFGVEVSVDSIHPGPVITRYEIQPAAGVKVSRISNLAKDLARSLAVTSVRVVEVIPGKTTVGIEIPNEDRQIVRFSEVLSTPEYDNAKSPVTLALGHDIGGKPVITDLAKMPHLLVAGTTGSGKSVGVNAMILSILFKSGPEDAKLIMIDPKMLELSIYEGIPHLLCPVVTDMKDAANALRWSVAEMERRYKLMAKMGVRNLSGFNQKVKDAQDAGEPLADPLYKRESIHDEAPLLTKLPTIVVVVDEFADMMMIVGKKVEELIARIAQKARAAGIHLILATQRPSVDVITGLIKANIPTRMAFQVSSKIDSRTIIDQGGAEQLLGHGDMLYMPPGTSLPIRVHGAFVSDEEVHRVVEAWKLRGSPEYNDDILAGVEEAGSGFDGGSGEGSDDSESDALYDEAVKFVLESRRASISAVQRKLKIGYNRAARMIEAMEMAGVVTSMNTNGSREVIAPAPMRD
- the infA gene encoding translation initiation factor IF-1, with amino-acid sequence MSKEDSFEMEGTVVDTLPNTMFRVELENGHVVTAHISGKMRKNYIRILTGDKVRVELTPYDLSKGRITYRAR
- the aat gene encoding leucyl/phenylalanyl-tRNA--protein transferase; protein product: MLTWLQRNSLDFPPLEKALREPNGLLAAGGDLSADRLIQAYRHGCFPWFQDGQPILWWSPDPRTVLFPDELHVSRSLAKLLRQARYTVTFDQDFARVIEACAAPRSYADGTWITDSMQNAYLELHQRGHAHSVEVWDQGELVGGLYGLAMGQLFFGESMFSRADNASKFGFATLVERLTAWGFVLIDCQMPTQHLHSFGARSIPRQTFADYLAQYLDQPTDADWLPRRV
- a CDS encoding arginyltransferase, producing the protein MTELARLKFYATQPHTCSYLPEEQATTLFLDPSQPMDVQVYADLSDMGFRRSGDHLYRPHCQNCSACVPARIPVNLFAPDRQQKRILKRNADLQVSSAKPVFTHEYFDLYQRYIEQRHADGDMFPPSREQFSTFLVRDLPFSRFYEFRLAQRLVAVAVTDLLPNGLSAVYTFYEPEEERRSLGRYAILWQIAEAARLQLQAVYLGYWIKNCKKMNYKTQYRPIELLTNQRWVTLY